The following are from one region of the Amycolatopsis lurida genome:
- a CDS encoding 3-methyladenine DNA glycosylase: MTGPIVLPEPVWRAREDEHVTRMRRWTTPHQRRRSRGEKHPVLDFLFTYYSHRPGHLERWQPGPGVVLEGASARRFLERKGYLATPDGVMLDPAGFSECRAKTAEFVLGLLSATASRSPRLSCFGLHEWAMVYRESADDVRHSQLPLRLGSAGTDGVVESLEIRCGHYDAFRFFTEPARPRNTLRPARENQTEFEQPGCLHANMDLFKWAYKLDPFVPSELVGDCFELAADIRELDMRASPYDLAEFGYSPVRIESPEGRAEYARAQAAFARRAAPLREHLIAHCQRLLAELKRVPATRGKQL; the protein is encoded by the coding sequence ATGACCGGCCCGATCGTCCTCCCCGAGCCCGTCTGGCGGGCCCGGGAGGACGAGCACGTCACGCGGATGCGGCGCTGGACGACACCGCACCAGCGCCGCCGCTCGCGGGGCGAGAAGCATCCGGTGCTCGATTTCCTCTTCACCTATTACTCGCACCGGCCCGGGCATCTCGAACGCTGGCAGCCGGGCCCAGGGGTGGTGCTCGAAGGTGCGTCCGCCCGGCGGTTCCTGGAGCGGAAGGGTTACCTGGCGACGCCGGACGGCGTCATGCTCGATCCGGCGGGCTTCTCCGAGTGCCGGGCCAAGACCGCGGAATTCGTTCTCGGGCTGCTTTCCGCGACCGCGTCCCGCTCTCCGAGACTCAGTTGTTTCGGATTGCATGAATGGGCAATGGTTTACCGGGAATCGGCGGATGACGTTCGTCACTCACAACTTCCGCTCCGGCTCGGTTCGGCCGGCACCGACGGCGTGGTCGAGTCGCTGGAGATCCGGTGCGGGCACTACGACGCGTTCCGGTTCTTCACCGAGCCCGCCCGGCCTCGCAACACGCTGCGGCCGGCGCGAGAGAACCAGACCGAGTTCGAGCAGCCGGGCTGCCTGCACGCCAACATGGATCTCTTCAAGTGGGCGTACAAACTCGACCCGTTCGTGCCCTCCGAGCTGGTCGGGGACTGCTTCGAGCTGGCGGCGGACATCCGGGAACTGGACATGCGGGCGAGCCCGTACGATCTGGCGGAGTTCGGATACTCGCCCGTCCGGATCGAGAGCCCGGAAGGCCGGGCCGAGTACGCCCGGGCGCAGGCCGCTTTCGCCCGCCGGGCGGCGCCGCT
- a CDS encoding hemolysin family protein: MNDWFNIFLVVVLLLANAFFVGAEFALISSRRDRLEALLEQGKTRARIVINASKNVSLMLAGAQLGITICSLLLGRLGEPAVAHQLAGFFELFGIPQVLLHPISFAIALAFITILHVLIGEMVPKNLAIAEPERLALWLVPVHVAWVKLANPFIWLLNFVANSLLRVFKVEPKDELETAYTSDELAELLSESRREGLLEHSEHQRLSKTLSSVEKTVADVLVPTAQLTTLPCSPTLGDVERAVSSTGFSRFPVCTDDGTLTGYIHVKDILDLVGEDPTTVVPADKTRTLTELHADARLDEALSAMRKEGSHLARALSPAGTAVGVVALEDLVEEYVGTVRDGTHVMS; encoded by the coding sequence ATGAACGACTGGTTCAACATCTTCCTCGTCGTGGTCCTGCTGCTGGCCAACGCGTTCTTCGTCGGCGCCGAGTTCGCGCTCATCTCGTCGCGGCGCGACCGGCTGGAAGCCTTGCTGGAGCAGGGAAAGACCCGCGCCAGGATCGTCATCAACGCGAGCAAGAACGTCTCGCTCATGTTGGCGGGCGCACAGCTCGGCATCACGATCTGCTCGTTGCTGCTGGGACGGCTCGGTGAGCCCGCCGTGGCGCACCAGCTGGCCGGGTTCTTCGAGCTGTTCGGGATTCCCCAGGTCCTCCTGCACCCGATCTCGTTCGCGATCGCGCTGGCGTTCATCACCATCCTGCACGTCCTCATCGGCGAGATGGTGCCGAAGAACCTCGCGATCGCCGAACCGGAGCGGCTGGCGCTGTGGCTGGTCCCGGTGCACGTGGCGTGGGTGAAGCTCGCCAACCCGTTCATCTGGCTGCTGAACTTCGTGGCGAACTCCCTGCTGCGGGTGTTCAAGGTGGAGCCGAAGGACGAACTCGAAACCGCTTACACCTCCGACGAACTCGCGGAACTGCTCAGTGAGTCGCGGCGCGAAGGGCTGCTGGAGCACTCCGAGCACCAGCGGCTGAGTAAGACCCTGTCCTCGGTGGAGAAGACGGTGGCCGACGTCCTGGTCCCGACCGCTCAGCTGACCACGCTGCCCTGCTCGCCCACGCTGGGCGACGTCGAGCGGGCGGTGTCCTCGACCGGGTTCTCCCGCTTCCCGGTGTGCACCGACGACGGGACACTGACCGGCTACATCCACGTCAAGGACATCCTCGACCTCGTGGGCGAGGACCCGACCACCGTGGTGCCGGCGGACAAGACGCGGACGCTCACCGAACTGCACGCCGACGCCCGGCTCGACGAGGCGTTGTCGGCGATGCGTAAGGAAGGCAGCCACCTGGCGCGGGCGTTGAGTCCGGCGGGGACCGCGGTCGGCGTCGTCGCGCTGGAGGACCTCGTCGAGGAATACGTGGGTACCGTCCGCGACGGTACCCACGTCATGTCATGA